One Desulfomicrobium apsheronum genomic region harbors:
- the atpD gene encoding F0F1 ATP synthase subunit beta — MSAVNTGKIVQVIGPVVDLEFAEGNLPSILNAVLITNPTIDAEEDNLVVEVAQHLGNSVVRCIAMDNTDGLVRGQIGKDTGKPIQVPVGKASLGRILNVVGRPVDEKGPISSEKMYPIHRPAPGFTEQSTKIEVLETGVKVIDLLVPFPKGGKMGMFGGAGVGKTVILMEMINNIAKNHGGISVFAGVGERTREGNDLYHEMIEAGVLDKACLVYGQMNEPPGARSRVALTALAAAEYFRDEENQDVLLFVDNIFRFTQAGSEVSALLGRMPSAVGYQPTLGTDLGELQERITSTKTGSITSVQAVYVPADDLTDPAPATTFSHLDGTIVLSRQIAELGIYPAVDPLDSTSRILDPNVIGMDHYMTARAVQRLLQKYKDLQDIIAILGMDELSDEDKLSVSRARKIQRFLSQPFFVAAQFTGKEGRYVKLEETIKSFKEIIEGKHDSVPESCFYMVGGLEEALENAKKQ; from the coding sequence ATGAGTGCTGTTAATACCGGTAAAATAGTGCAGGTCATCGGACCTGTTGTTGACTTGGAGTTTGCCGAAGGCAATCTTCCGAGCATTTTGAACGCTGTTCTCATTACGAACCCGACCATTGACGCCGAGGAAGACAACCTGGTTGTCGAAGTCGCGCAGCATCTTGGCAACAGCGTTGTTCGCTGCATCGCCATGGACAACACCGATGGTCTTGTTCGCGGTCAGATCGGCAAGGATACGGGCAAACCCATTCAGGTACCCGTCGGCAAGGCTTCCCTGGGACGTATTCTGAACGTCGTTGGCCGCCCGGTGGATGAAAAGGGTCCCATCTCCTCCGAGAAGATGTACCCCATCCATCGCCCTGCTCCCGGTTTTACGGAGCAGTCCACCAAGATTGAAGTGCTGGAGACCGGCGTCAAGGTTATTGACCTGCTCGTTCCCTTTCCCAAGGGCGGAAAGATGGGCATGTTCGGTGGTGCCGGCGTCGGCAAGACCGTTATCCTCATGGAAATGATCAACAACATCGCCAAGAACCACGGTGGCATCTCCGTGTTCGCCGGTGTTGGTGAGCGCACACGTGAAGGTAACGACCTTTACCATGAAATGATAGAAGCTGGCGTTCTGGATAAAGCCTGCCTCGTCTACGGTCAGATGAACGAACCTCCGGGAGCCCGTTCGCGCGTTGCGCTGACCGCTCTGGCCGCTGCGGAATATTTCCGTGACGAAGAAAACCAGGACGTGCTGCTTTTCGTTGACAACATCTTCCGTTTCACCCAGGCAGGCTCCGAAGTCTCCGCGCTTCTTGGCCGCATGCCTTCTGCGGTTGGTTACCAGCCGACGCTGGGTACCGACCTCGGTGAGCTGCAGGAACGCATCACCTCTACCAAAACGGGTTCCATCACCTCGGTTCAGGCCGTTTACGTGCCTGCCGACGACTTGACCGACCCCGCTCCTGCAACGACCTTCTCGCATCTTGACGGAACCATCGTTCTGTCCCGTCAGATCGCCGAACTTGGCATTTATCCTGCGGTGGATCCTCTTGACTCCACCTCGCGCATTCTGGATCCCAACGTCATCGGCATGGATCACTACATGACCGCTCGTGCCGTGCAGCGTCTGCTCCAGAAATACAAGGATCTGCAGGACATCATCGCGATCCTGGGCATGGACGAGCTGTCTGACGAAGACAAGCTGTCTGTTTCCAGAGCTCGTAAGATTCAGCGTTTCCTGTCCCAGCCGTTCTTCGTTGCAGCCCAGTTTACCGGCAAGGAAGGCCGCTATGTGAAGCTTGAAGAGACCATCAAGAGCTTCAAGGAAATCATTGAAGGCAAGCACGATTCTGTTCCGGAGTCCTGCTTCTACATGGTAGGCGGACTTGAAGAGGCATTGGAAAACGCCAAGAAACAGTAA
- a CDS encoding F0F1 ATP synthase subunit epsilon, with protein MAKTITLEIVTPDKMVLKEEVDYVGAPGINGEFGVLPNHIPFLSALGIGSLYYKLNGKKYFVFVAGGFAEVSPAKVTVLAEVAERAEDIDLERARRAQDRAEQRAKQQQEKLDHAAVQAALARALHRMKCRQTAVSEGTCRM; from the coding sequence ATGGCTAAAACAATTACGCTTGAAATAGTGACACCAGACAAGATGGTGCTCAAGGAAGAGGTCGATTATGTCGGCGCTCCCGGCATCAACGGCGAATTCGGTGTCCTGCCCAATCATATCCCGTTTCTCTCTGCACTTGGTATCGGGAGCCTTTACTACAAACTCAACGGCAAGAAGTACTTCGTTTTTGTTGCCGGCGGTTTTGCCGAAGTCTCCCCTGCAAAGGTGACGGTTCTTGCCGAAGTAGCGGAAAGAGCTGAAGACATCGATCTGGAAAGAGCTCGCAGAGCTCAGGACAGGGCCGAGCAGCGCGCCAAGCAGCAACAGGAGAAATTGGATCACGCAGCCGTGCAGGCTGCATTGGCCAGAGCACTTCATCGCATGAAATGCCGGCAGACAGCTGTAAGTGAAGGCACTTGCCGCATGTAA
- the glmU gene encoding bifunctional UDP-N-acetylglucosamine diphosphorylase/glucosamine-1-phosphate N-acetyltransferase GlmU, protein MKPELGYVILAAGKGTRMHSDSPKVLQQVLGKPLLGYVYDALTHVPAAQIWTVVGFQAAKVEDCFPGQKGQFVLQEQQLGTGHAVMLAWERVAASGISHLCVLNGDTPHVPVDAIADLVELCVVQNAGMGMLTLRLENPFGYGRVIRNAEGYVERVVEEKDFCAADHGGEVFEVNSGVYVFDVQRCGPLLAKMDRSNAQQEYYLTQMIAICAAAGLPVAGLPFGSSDLLRGINSPRELVRFEESLRRKIVEGLLDAGVILRNSETIFIGPDVAVAPGAEIMGPCEIYGCSRIERGAFISSHCWIKDSILGPCQVKSFSHIEGSHIRAGASVGPYGRIRPGSDIGEDARVGNFVEVKKSVLHAGAKAGHLSYLGDSDIGPGVNIGAGTITCNYDGAKKHRTEIHENAFIGSNTALVAPVVVGAGALVAAGSVVTKNVPDGALCVARARQSNLDRKKKSLQS, encoded by the coding sequence ATGAAGCCAGAACTGGGATACGTCATCTTGGCCGCAGGCAAGGGCACGCGCATGCATTCTGATTCCCCCAAGGTTTTGCAGCAGGTGTTGGGAAAGCCGCTTCTTGGCTATGTATATGACGCTTTGACGCACGTGCCCGCAGCTCAGATCTGGACCGTGGTCGGTTTTCAGGCCGCAAAGGTTGAAGACTGCTTTCCGGGGCAAAAGGGGCAGTTTGTCCTGCAGGAGCAGCAGTTGGGCACGGGACATGCGGTCATGCTCGCGTGGGAGCGCGTTGCCGCCAGCGGCATTTCACATCTTTGCGTGCTTAACGGAGACACCCCGCACGTTCCGGTTGATGCCATTGCCGATTTGGTTGAATTATGCGTGGTTCAAAACGCGGGCATGGGTATGTTGACCTTGCGTCTGGAAAATCCCTTTGGGTACGGACGGGTCATCCGCAATGCCGAAGGCTACGTGGAGCGGGTGGTTGAAGAAAAGGATTTCTGTGCAGCGGACCACGGCGGAGAGGTTTTTGAGGTCAATTCAGGGGTCTATGTGTTCGACGTCCAGCGCTGTGGGCCTTTGCTGGCAAAGATGGACCGCAGTAACGCCCAGCAGGAATATTATCTGACCCAGATGATCGCCATCTGCGCTGCGGCAGGGTTGCCGGTCGCGGGATTGCCGTTTGGAAGCTCGGACCTTTTGCGGGGGATCAATTCGCCAAGAGAGCTGGTTCGCTTTGAAGAGTCCTTGCGTCGAAAGATCGTGGAGGGTCTGCTCGATGCAGGAGTCATCCTTCGTAACAGCGAGACAATTTTCATCGGGCCCGACGTTGCCGTCGCTCCCGGCGCCGAAATAATGGGGCCATGCGAGATTTACGGTTGTTCGCGAATCGAGCGCGGGGCGTTCATCTCTTCTCATTGCTGGATCAAGGATTCGATTCTTGGTCCTTGCCAAGTGAAATCCTTTTCTCATATTGAAGGATCTCACATCCGTGCCGGGGCGAGTGTTGGCCCGTACGGTAGGATCAGACCCGGTTCCGATATCGGAGAGGATGCACGCGTGGGCAACTTCGTCGAAGTCAAGAAATCCGTGCTCCATGCCGGCGCCAAGGCGGGGCATCTTTCCTATCTGGGCGACAGCGATATCGGTCCTGGAGTGAATATCGGCGCGGGGACCATCACCTGCAATTATGACGGCGCGAAGAAGCATCGCACCGAAATTCATGAAAACGCCTTTATCGGCAGCAACACTGCGCTGGTCGCTCCCGTGGTCGTGGGAGCCGGTGCTCTTGTCGCCGCCGGTTCAGTGGTTACTAAAAATGTTCCCGATGGTGCCCTGTGCGTGGCCAGGGCCAGACAGTCGAATTTGGACCGCAAGAAAAAATCACTTCAATCCTAG
- a CDS encoding cell division protein ZapA translates to MLGLDLSFAADVSPERIHKAVDLVHQRYKDLEGRVSHMSKERLLTYLALSLADDYLHDQGKMSQLEGTLQQLLSKIDSPEE, encoded by the coding sequence GTGCTCGGCCTCGATCTTTCCTTCGCGGCCGACGTCTCGCCCGAGCGGATTCATAAAGCTGTTGACCTGGTTCATCAGCGCTACAAGGATCTCGAAGGGCGGGTCAGTCACATGAGCAAGGAGCGGCTTCTGACATACCTGGCGTTGAGTCTGGCCGACGATTATTTACATGATCAAGGGAAGATGTCGCAACTTGAAGGCACGTTGCAGCAGCTTCTTTCGAAGATAGATAGTCCTGAAGAATAG
- the rny gene encoding ribonuclease Y, producing the protein MTSQIIITAFICTGIGAVAGFLFKKYITDQENDDARKLSERILDEAKKDAQAHKKEVLLQAQDEVFALKKEVEQDAKDRERELKKNEARLQAKEERLEKKVESLALKESELVSLEKKVAKQERAVEEKEEGLQELIVAQQTRLEEISGLTAEEARARLMQEIESKARHEAAKMVRVIEVEAQETAHRKAQMIIASAVQRYAGDYVSEHTVSSVELPSEDMKGRIIGREGRNIRAIEAATGVDLIIDDTPETVILSAYNPLRREVAKRSLERLISDGRIHPARIEDIVKKVEKEMDVQIREIGEQATFDLGVHGIHPEIVRLLGQLRFRTSFTQNVLQHSLEVAFLCGIMAAELGLDIKKAKRAGLLHDLGKAVDHEVEGPHALIGADLAKKYNESAEIVHAIAAHHEDVPPKSVYAVLVQAADSLSGARPGARKELLESYVKRLEELEGIATGFTGVSRAFAIQAGREVRVMVDCEAVNDDQIYMLSKDIAKQIEEKMTYPGQIRVTVIREKRAVGIAK; encoded by the coding sequence ATGACCAGCCAGATCATAATCACCGCTTTCATTTGCACCGGAATTGGTGCGGTTGCGGGTTTTTTGTTCAAAAAATACATCACCGATCAAGAGAACGACGACGCGCGCAAATTGTCCGAACGGATTCTGGATGAAGCCAAGAAAGATGCGCAGGCGCACAAGAAAGAGGTTTTGCTCCAGGCCCAGGACGAGGTTTTTGCCCTGAAGAAGGAAGTCGAACAGGATGCCAAGGACCGCGAGCGTGAACTGAAAAAAAATGAGGCCAGGCTACAGGCCAAGGAAGAGCGTCTGGAAAAGAAGGTGGAGTCCCTGGCCTTGAAGGAAAGCGAGCTGGTCAGCCTTGAAAAGAAGGTTGCCAAGCAGGAGCGCGCCGTCGAGGAGAAGGAGGAGGGGCTGCAGGAATTGATCGTTGCCCAACAGACCCGTCTGGAGGAAATTTCCGGATTGACCGCCGAAGAGGCCCGCGCCCGTCTCATGCAGGAAATTGAGAGCAAGGCCCGCCATGAGGCGGCCAAGATGGTGCGGGTGATCGAGGTCGAGGCGCAGGAGACCGCGCATCGCAAGGCGCAGATGATCATTGCCAGCGCGGTTCAGCGCTACGCAGGTGATTATGTCTCCGAGCATACGGTCAGCTCGGTGGAGTTGCCCAGTGAAGACATGAAGGGCCGCATCATCGGCCGTGAAGGCCGCAACATCCGCGCCATCGAAGCGGCCACGGGTGTGGACCTGATTATCGACGACACGCCGGAAACGGTCATTTTGTCCGCTTACAACCCGTTGCGCCGTGAAGTGGCCAAACGTTCGCTGGAAAGATTGATCAGCGATGGCCGTATTCATCCCGCGCGTATCGAGGATATCGTCAAGAAGGTCGAAAAGGAGATGGATGTCCAGATCCGTGAAATCGGCGAGCAGGCCACTTTTGATCTCGGCGTGCACGGAATTCATCCCGAGATTGTCCGCCTGCTGGGTCAGCTGCGCTTCCGTACCAGTTTCACCCAGAATGTTCTGCAGCATTCCCTTGAAGTGGCGTTTTTGTGCGGAATCATGGCCGCCGAGCTTGGGCTGGACATCAAGAAGGCCAAACGGGCCGGCCTGCTGCATGATCTGGGCAAGGCCGTGGACCACGAAGTCGAGGGCCCGCATGCGCTCATCGGCGCTGATCTGGCCAAGAAGTATAACGAGTCCGCCGAAATCGTGCACGCCATCGCCGCGCACCATGAGGATGTCCCGCCAAAGTCCGTCTATGCCGTGCTGGTCCAGGCTGCTGATAGCCTCTCCGGAGCACGTCCCGGAGCGCGCAAGGAGCTTTTGGAGAGCTACGTGAAGCGCCTTGAGGAGCTCGAAGGGATTGCCACCGGATTTACCGGAGTGAGCAGGGCCTTCGCCATTCAGGCTGGCCGGGAAGTTCGCGTCATGGTGGATTGCGAGGCGGTCAACGACGATCAGATCTACATGCTGAGCAAGGATATCGCCAAGCAGATAGAGGAAAAGATGACCTACCCCGGTCAGATCCGGGTTACGGTCATCCGCGAGAAGAGGGCCGTGGGCATTGCCAAATAG
- a CDS encoding TIGR00282 family metallophosphoesterase, whose protein sequence is MRILFLGDIVGNSGRQMVKDHLPRLRRELELDVVLANGENASGGLGLSAKSAQELHRCGVDVLTTGNHVWKFPDIRPALENEPWLLRPGNYPASAPGRGAGVYELGENLPPLMVINLQGRTFMEAIDCPFAVAETLVAKAPPEAVIVVDMHAEATSEKRALVHLLRGRVQAVVGTHTHVQTNDARILDEMTGYISDLGMCGPEDSCLGMDNDIILRRFRTGLPQRFELAKGPCMLNGALMEVDNGQCRCISAWQYRAS, encoded by the coding sequence ATGCGGATTCTCTTTCTTGGTGACATCGTAGGAAACAGCGGGCGGCAGATGGTTAAGGATCATCTGCCGCGTTTGCGTCGGGAATTGGAGCTGGACGTGGTGCTGGCCAACGGCGAGAACGCTTCCGGCGGGCTTGGGCTCTCGGCCAAAAGCGCCCAGGAGTTGCACAGATGCGGCGTCGATGTCCTGACCACCGGCAACCATGTCTGGAAATTTCCCGACATCCGGCCTGCGCTTGAGAATGAACCGTGGCTGCTGCGTCCGGGCAATTATCCCGCATCGGCGCCGGGCCGTGGCGCGGGCGTGTACGAACTGGGCGAAAACCTGCCGCCGCTCATGGTCATCAATCTGCAAGGCCGGACCTTCATGGAAGCCATCGACTGCCCGTTCGCGGTTGCCGAGACTCTGGTCGCAAAGGCTCCGCCCGAGGCCGTGATCGTGGTTGACATGCACGCCGAGGCCACCTCCGAGAAGCGCGCCCTGGTCCATCTGCTGCGCGGGCGGGTTCAGGCGGTGGTCGGCACGCACACCCATGTTCAGACCAATGACGCACGAATTTTAGACGAAATGACCGGTTATATCTCCGATCTTGGGATGTGCGGTCCGGAAGATTCCTGCCTGGGCATGGACAACGACATAATTTTACGCAGATTTCGAACGGGGTTGCCCCAGCGTTTTGAACTGGCCAAAGGGCCGTGCATGTTGAACGGGGCGCTTATGGAAGTGGATAACGGCCAATGCCGGTGCATTTCGGCATGGCAATACAGGGCATCTTAA